One stretch of Streptomyces peucetius DNA includes these proteins:
- a CDS encoding ABC transporter permease, with protein sequence MVALGRAEMMMLVRNRTALTSALALPLGSLWLMHSVTPSSFSTTNGDKLEAAPVLATGTIGMVLLFVVYSTLVSAYVARREGLVLKRLRTGQLADGEVLAGTALPAVVVALVQCAIVIGVGMTVLHVRAPADPLLLAVGVLLGTVLVAALAALSSALTRTVEMAQLTTMPLLLASVAGSGLVMPLAAMPERLADICRLLPLTPVMETVRIGWLGADDGTWNAGLPHLGGAVLWTAIAVWAAARLFRWDPRK encoded by the coding sequence ATGGTGGCCTTGGGGCGAGCCGAAATGATGATGCTGGTCCGGAACAGGACGGCTCTCACCTCCGCGCTCGCACTGCCGCTCGGCTCGCTGTGGCTCATGCATTCCGTCACGCCGTCGTCGTTCAGTACCACGAACGGAGACAAGCTCGAGGCCGCACCGGTGCTTGCGACGGGCACGATCGGCATGGTCCTGCTCTTCGTCGTCTACTCCACTCTGGTCAGCGCCTATGTGGCCCGCCGTGAGGGACTGGTCCTCAAGCGGTTGCGTACAGGGCAGCTCGCGGACGGCGAGGTCCTGGCCGGGACGGCGCTGCCCGCGGTGGTGGTGGCACTCGTACAGTGCGCGATCGTGATCGGTGTCGGCATGACGGTTCTGCATGTGCGAGCACCTGCCGATCCGCTGTTGCTGGCAGTCGGAGTGCTTCTGGGAACGGTGCTGGTGGCGGCCCTGGCCGCCCTGTCGTCCGCGCTGACCCGCACGGTGGAGATGGCGCAGCTGACCACGATGCCGCTGCTGTTGGCCTCCGTCGCTGGTTCCGGTTTGGTCATGCCCCTCGCCGCCATGCCCGAGAGGCTTGCCGATATCTGCCGCTTGCTGCCGCTCACCCCGGTCATGGAGACCGTACGGATCGGGTGGCTCGGTGCGGATGACGGTACGTGGAACGCGGGGCTGCCTCATCTCGGAGGTGCCGTGCTCTGGACGGCCATCGCCGTCTGGGCCGCGGCGCGGTTGTTCCGCTGGGACCCCAGAAAATGA
- a CDS encoding ABC transporter ATP-binding protein, giving the protein MTARAPEQQTDEVVIDAQELRRRYGTRGRTEHEAVRGVSLQVRRGELFALLGTNGAGKTSTVELLEGLALPHGGQVRVLGHDPYRQRAQVRPRTGMMLQSGGFPGDLTVAEVARFWASCTQGAQPVAEVLEKVRLAHRRNVRVKQLSGGESRRLDLGLALIGRPDVLFLDEPTTGMDPEGRRDTWQLVRDLRDEGTTVLLTTHYLEEAAELADRLAIMKEGRVVAEGTSAELVAAHPSRICFELPDGQSPESVPALPGAGQPVARGRHVTIETGSLQATLTRLLAWAAETGVALERLDARSASLEEAFLAVAEGRSDAPVGSVA; this is encoded by the coding sequence ATGACAGCTCGTGCTCCAGAACAACAAACCGATGAGGTCGTGATTGATGCCCAGGAATTGCGCAGGAGATACGGGACTCGCGGGCGTACGGAGCACGAAGCGGTACGGGGAGTGAGCCTCCAGGTGCGCAGGGGGGAACTCTTCGCTCTGTTGGGAACCAACGGAGCCGGCAAGACATCGACTGTCGAGCTGTTGGAGGGGCTGGCACTTCCGCACGGCGGGCAGGTGCGAGTCCTTGGGCATGACCCCTATCGGCAGCGGGCACAGGTGCGCCCCCGGACCGGGATGATGTTGCAGTCCGGTGGATTCCCCGGTGATTTGACGGTCGCGGAGGTCGCGCGATTCTGGGCCAGTTGCACCCAGGGGGCGCAACCTGTGGCGGAGGTACTGGAAAAAGTCCGGCTTGCGCATCGTCGGAACGTGCGGGTCAAGCAACTGTCCGGTGGGGAAAGCCGGCGGCTGGATCTGGGGTTGGCGTTGATCGGACGCCCCGATGTGCTGTTCCTGGACGAGCCGACCACAGGGATGGATCCAGAAGGACGCCGCGACACATGGCAGCTCGTGCGAGATCTGCGAGACGAGGGGACAACGGTGCTGCTGACGACGCACTACCTGGAGGAAGCCGCGGAACTCGCCGACCGGCTGGCCATTATGAAGGAAGGGCGGGTGGTCGCGGAGGGGACGTCCGCGGAATTGGTGGCCGCGCATCCTTCGCGGATCTGTTTCGAGCTTCCGGACGGTCAGTCACCGGAGTCGGTCCCGGCACTGCCCGGAGCCGGGCAGCCGGTGGCTCGGGGAAGGCATGTGACGATCGAGACCGGCAGTCTGCAGGCGACGCTCACCCGGCTGCTCGCGTGGGCGGCCGAGACAGGCGTCGCGTTGGAACGGTTGGACGCACGCTCGGCGTCGCTCGAGGAGGCCTTTCTGGCGGTGGCAGAAGGGCGCAGTGACGCTCCGGTCGGGAGCGTGGCGTGA
- a CDS encoding DDE-type integrase/transposase/recombinase: MTYIPTDEGWLYLATWLDLATREIVGYSMADHHRASLVVDALTMAAGRGDLQPGCIVHSDRGAEYTADELRREVRRLGLRQSMGRTGSCYDNAAAESFFALLKAEIGTRHWPDRTAAARRSSPSSRSRPSTTADDCGSIRPGGTSPRWRSDSDTSKNTPSQRKQRVSSITGKFIRPLIPARHRHEHLSHERRQLTTEFLDLPQLHQDSMPNPTARDQINLTKYY, encoded by the coding sequence GTGACGTACATCCCCACCGACGAGGGCTGGCTGTATCTGGCGACCTGGCTGGACCTGGCGACCCGCGAGATCGTCGGCTACTCGATGGCTGACCACCACCGTGCCTCCCTGGTGGTCGACGCACTGACGATGGCCGCCGGCCGCGGCGACCTCCAGCCCGGCTGCATCGTGCACTCGGACCGCGGAGCGGAGTACACCGCTGACGAACTCCGCCGGGAAGTACGCCGGCTCGGGCTACGGCAGAGCATGGGCCGAACCGGCTCGTGCTACGACAATGCCGCCGCCGAGAGCTTCTTCGCGCTGCTGAAAGCGGAGATCGGCACCCGCCACTGGCCCGACCGGACCGCTGCCGCGCGGAGATCTTCGCCTTCATCGAGATCGAGACCTTCTACAACCGCAGACGACTGCGGAAGCATCCGGCCTGGGGGTACCTCACCCCGCTGGAGATCCGACAGCGACACGAGCAAGAACACACCCTCGCAGCGTAAGCAACGAGTGTCCAGCATCACGGGAAAGTTCATTCGCCCGCTGATCCCGGCGCGGCACCGACACGAACACCTCAGCCACGAACGCCGCCAACTCACCACGGAGTTCCTCGATCTCCCCCAGCTCCATCAGGACAGCATGCCCAACCCCACAGCCCGAGATCAAATCAACCTAACGAAGTACTACTAG
- a CDS encoding IS3 family transposase: MGQAGPGRPRAGGAGRADAQEITAVHIASRCTYGVPRIHAELRRLDRRVNRKRVERIMRERDITGVTRRKRRSLTRPAKKAAPAADLIGRDFTAGAPGRKLVGDVHPHRRGLAVSGDLAGPGDPRDRRLLDG; encoded by the coding sequence CTGGGTCAAGCAGGACCAGGTCGACCGCGGGCAGGGGGCGCCGGGCGAGCTGACGCCCAGGAGATCACCGCCGTGCACATCGCCTCCCGGTGCACCTACGGGGTGCCGCGTATCCATGCCGAGTTGCGCAGGCTGGACCGGCGGGTCAACCGCAAGCGAGTGGAGCGGATCATGCGTGAGCGCGACATCACCGGCGTCACCCGGCGCAAGCGCCGGTCCCTGACCCGCCCCGCGAAAAAGGCGGCACCTGCCGCGGACCTGATCGGACGCGACTTCACGGCCGGCGCCCCGGGCCGGAAACTGGTCGGTGACGTACATCCCCACCGACGAGGGCTGGCTGTATCTGGCGACCTGGCTGGACCTGGCGACCCGCGAGATCGTCGGCTACTCGATGGCTGA
- a CDS encoding helicase-associated domain-containing protein, producing the protein MEDDAAGLAAVCRRLLPTATRTARIGADLTAVVTGPPSAPLAALLDSVAHRETSGTASVWRFSTGSVRRALDAGHSPDDLTADLAAVASRPLPQPLSYLIADTARGHGRVRVAPAACVIHGEEPALLTELAAHRKLTELGLRQLAPTVLISRSPLGATLAALRAEGYAPVAETADGTVHIGKKRPQRAPAPVPTPRQASTDADRRKAVRHAAATPTTVDPNALAARLPQQRRGNRPGGR; encoded by the coding sequence ATGGAAGACGACGCGGCGGGACTGGCCGCCGTGTGCCGACGGCTCCTGCCCACGGCCACCCGGACAGCACGAATCGGCGCGGACCTCACCGCCGTCGTCACTGGCCCCCCGTCGGCGCCACTCGCAGCGCTGCTGGATTCCGTCGCCCACCGCGAGACCAGCGGCACGGCCTCGGTGTGGCGGTTCAGTACCGGCAGCGTCCGCCGAGCCCTGGACGCGGGACACTCACCGGACGACCTCACCGCCGACCTGGCCGCCGTCGCCTCCCGGCCGCTGCCCCAGCCCCTGTCCTATCTCATCGCCGACACCGCCCGCGGTCACGGCCGCGTGCGCGTGGCTCCCGCCGCCTGTGTCATCCACGGTGAGGAGCCGGCGCTCCTCACCGAGCTCGCCGCCCACCGCAAGCTCACCGAACTCGGCCTGCGGCAGCTCGCACCCACGGTGCTGATCAGCCGCAGCCCGCTCGGGGCGACTCTCGCCGCGCTCCGTGCCGAGGGCTACGCCCCCGTCGCCGAGACCGCCGACGGAACCGTACACATCGGGAAGAAACGACCGCAGAGGGCCCCCGCCCCCGTGCCGACCCCCCGACAAGCCAGCACAGACGCCGACCGCCGCAAGGCGGTCCGCCACGCCGCGGCGACACCGACGACCGTCGACCCGAACGCCCTGGCCGCCCGTCTCCCGCAGCAACGACGTGGGAATCGACCTGGTGGGCGCTGA
- a CDS encoding lysyl oxidase family protein, giving the protein MTRSHQARLWRSVFAAGAAIAVTAGVVAAAPDADKAKTGPTFRLIAASNAVTLDSWKDEPGVYLDLGTYLTAENSPLEIKVTRKSYKDPVVATQIIRQGKSVRTKTLPAGLVKDFSGLPGFMRVTISDAAGKTVLAKSESFCPNNASGRVRPDAPAKSKYPESCPVNPFTLGSVWGVENGWASNTYSGYYSEPVALKPGKYTARVSVAKRYRDLLGIAAKPQTIKVTVRERSWEEGAARASAAGGHAGGHEGHASGHSAPSGHSGHDAMRPAAPAAPTSGAGPAYNVGHGPYPSAPPAVPWAVKKAAGLRAAAQAEDGLGQTDGSRQAPALSPNGKRPTGKASVPNVPKPDLRSLPAYGIQISDGGEEVPGKDYLAFSANVWNAGPAQLVVDGFRSPGKKLMDAYQYFYDANGKQVGYTPTGTMEWDPRPGHEHWHFTDFASYRLLKADQKEAVRSGKEAFCLANTDAVDYTVKNANWHPENTDLSTACGQENSISVREVLDVGSGDTYTQDLPGQSFDITGLPNGTYYIQVLANPEKRLKETNLNNNSALRKVVLGGKPGARTVKVPAHHLVDAN; this is encoded by the coding sequence ATGACCAGATCCCACCAAGCCCGCCTGTGGCGCTCCGTGTTCGCCGCGGGAGCGGCGATCGCTGTCACCGCCGGCGTCGTCGCCGCCGCTCCCGACGCCGACAAGGCGAAGACCGGGCCGACGTTCCGTCTGATCGCCGCTTCCAACGCGGTGACACTCGACTCGTGGAAGGATGAACCCGGCGTCTACCTGGACCTCGGGACCTACCTCACCGCAGAGAACAGCCCCCTCGAAATCAAGGTGACCCGCAAGTCCTACAAGGACCCGGTCGTCGCCACCCAGATCATCCGCCAGGGCAAGAGCGTCCGGACCAAGACGCTGCCCGCCGGGCTGGTCAAGGACTTCTCGGGGCTGCCCGGCTTCATGAGGGTCACGATCAGCGACGCCGCCGGCAAGACCGTGCTGGCCAAGAGCGAGTCGTTCTGCCCCAACAACGCCTCCGGCCGGGTACGCCCCGACGCCCCGGCCAAGTCGAAGTATCCCGAGAGCTGTCCGGTGAATCCCTTCACGCTCGGCTCGGTGTGGGGTGTCGAGAACGGCTGGGCGTCCAACACGTACTCCGGCTACTACTCCGAGCCCGTCGCCCTCAAGCCCGGCAAGTACACGGCCAGGGTGTCCGTGGCGAAGCGCTACCGCGACCTGCTCGGCATCGCGGCCAAGCCGCAGACGATCAAGGTGACCGTACGCGAGCGCAGCTGGGAGGAGGGCGCCGCACGGGCGTCGGCCGCCGGAGGTCATGCAGGAGGACATGAAGGACACGCGTCCGGACACTCCGCACCCAGTGGCCACAGCGGCCACGACGCCATGCGCCCCGCCGCTCCCGCGGCACCCACGAGCGGCGCCGGTCCGGCGTACAACGTGGGGCACGGCCCCTACCCGTCCGCTCCGCCCGCCGTCCCGTGGGCGGTGAAGAAGGCAGCCGGTCTACGGGCCGCCGCACAGGCCGAGGACGGGCTCGGACAGACCGACGGCTCCCGCCAGGCGCCGGCGCTGTCGCCCAACGGGAAGCGGCCGACGGGCAAGGCCTCCGTGCCGAACGTGCCGAAGCCCGACCTCCGCTCGCTGCCCGCCTACGGCATCCAGATCAGCGACGGCGGTGAAGAGGTCCCCGGCAAGGACTATCTGGCCTTCAGCGCCAACGTGTGGAACGCCGGTCCCGCGCAGCTCGTCGTGGACGGCTTCCGTTCCCCCGGCAAGAAGCTGATGGACGCCTACCAGTACTTCTACGACGCGAACGGCAAGCAGGTCGGCTACACGCCGACCGGCACCATGGAGTGGGACCCGCGGCCGGGACACGAGCACTGGCACTTCACCGACTTCGCCAGCTACCGCCTCCTCAAGGCCGACCAGAAGGAAGCGGTGCGCAGCGGCAAGGAGGCGTTCTGCCTGGCCAACACGGACGCCGTCGACTACACGGTGAAGAACGCCAACTGGCACCCGGAGAACACCGACCTGTCCACCGCGTGCGGCCAGGAGAACTCGATCTCCGTCCGTGAGGTGCTGGACGTGGGCTCCGGCGACACGTACACCCAGGACCTGCCCGGCCAGTCCTTCGACATCACCGGCCTGCCCAACGGCACCTACTACATCCAGGTGCTGGCCAACCCGGAGAAGCGCCTCAAGGAGACCAACCTGAACAACAACAGCGCGCTCCGCAAGGTCGTGCTCGGCGGCAAGCCCGGCGCCCGCACCGTGAAGGTGCCGGCCCACCACCTGGTCGACGCCAACTGA
- a CDS encoding YciI family protein: MKYLVMIQGTQADYEATRGNASENAPVWNEKDMQAMFSFMQSINDDLAESGEFVDAQGLAEPARARHVLSGKDGRPVITDGPYGETKEVLAGYWVLDCESLDRVTEIATRITQCPVPEGTVEYPVVIREIMEGGGDVC; the protein is encoded by the coding sequence ATGAAGTACCTGGTGATGATTCAGGGGACGCAGGCGGACTACGAAGCGACGCGTGGCAACGCCTCGGAGAACGCCCCCGTGTGGAACGAGAAGGACATGCAGGCGATGTTCTCGTTCATGCAGAGCATCAACGACGACCTCGCCGAGTCTGGTGAGTTCGTCGACGCGCAGGGCCTGGCGGAGCCCGCGCGGGCCCGGCACGTCCTGTCCGGCAAGGACGGCCGGCCGGTGATCACGGACGGGCCCTACGGCGAGACGAAGGAGGTGCTCGCCGGGTACTGGGTCCTGGACTGCGAGAGCCTGGACCGCGTGACGGAGATCGCGACCCGCATCACCCAGTGCCCGGTCCCCGAGGGCACCGTCGAGTACCCCGTGGTGATCCGGGAGATCATGGAGGGCGGAGGCGACGTGTGCTGA